The Solanum dulcamara chromosome 6, daSolDulc1.2, whole genome shotgun sequence genome contains the following window.
TTCAAAGGTTTTCGAAATTACTCAAATCATTCCTAAATTACCTCCATAATACTAAGAAAATGCAAGTtttgaacaacaacaatatctaAAGGAGCCTCCCAATTCCATCAGTTGATTGTATAAACCAAGACGTAGTCTACATCACTAGAAATAGTAAACCAATATTAGATTTACCATAATACTATTAAAATCCAACATCTCCTAGAAATATTTCCCATCTCCTTGGACTTCTCACTTCATAAATCCAATTCAAACACCTGTTACAGTCCTTAATCTGAATAAGTGCTATCAAGAATTGAGAGAGGAAGAAGGAAGATCCACTAAGACCGGAAAACTTTCATAAACTAATTCACACAGCTTTCAGATACAACTTGAGCTTCTTCAAGATTGAATCTATATGCAACTAAAAACTGACGAAGGAAATTAGCTGACAAAATTAACATTAGTTGAAAAATAACCCACAACTGAAATGATTCAACTGCCTTTTGGTTGCTAACCTCCAAAAACATTATCTTCAAACCATTCAGCGTGCATCTTATCTCCATTTTGCTCATGACAACTGCTTGAATTAGAACCAAAGATCTTATTCCAGCTTCCTCTGATAATACAGTATTGCATATGCTGCAACCATACTTGGTCTACAATCAGAAAGCGGAACACTCATCTCCACCTGGGTTGAACAACCAAAGCTAATCTCTTGAGGCCTTAGCAGCTTAATGACCTTTTCAGCAGCAATAATTTGTTTTTCTCGAAGGTTTTCATCAAGTATTAAATCTCTGCAATTTCAAGATTCCCGAGTGATAATGTAAGCCATTTTAAAGATTTATAGCATTTACTTTCACACACACACATAGGCACACAATTGCAGCTCTCTAGTTTTCATCTTTCCATATGATTGGTTTCATCTGCATTTGCTAACACAGGAAAAAATAACAAACTTCAAGGTAGAAGAAAGTATAATCTCCTGCCTCATGGCCAACTCATCCATTTCTTTAGAATATATTCTTTTGATGAAAAAATGCACCAAGAAGGTGCAGGGTATGTGCGGTACAAAAGCTAAGTTCCTAATAATTGCAGGGAGCTGAGAAAGGCTAGCATGGACTCCATGTTCATATGCATTCAAAAGATTACACCAAAATTCCAGGAAATACAAGGACTTATACTTCAGTCTGTGTATAAATATAGCTTTTCCTTCAATACTCTCTCCTAATTCTACGCTTTCTTTTCCATATtagtattattgttattactctCTTATTATCTTTTTCTTCGATTTTATTGTTAACGGTTGTTTCTTTTGCTTCAGTTAtcgtattattttgatgttgctACTGTTCTTTTCTCCATTATTTCCAACGTGGCTTCCTCactagtgttttttttttcaaacatgcTTTGAAATGTTTTACTTGAGCCGAGGATCTGTCGGAAACAGTCTCTCTTCCTTCACAATATAGGGGTATGGTACAGGTACACACCACCTTCCCCAGAATCCACTTGTGgtattacactgggtatgttgttgttattgtaataGTACCCCAAATAAGGGCAAGCAgcttaagcatttcattggaaGATATTGTCCAAGACAGTCACTTTACACATCATCAAAGTTTAGCTAAATTGCTCCAGATAGAGCGAGAAACCAAAAAGAGACGAGGACCATTTAGGGGAAGCTTACTTGAGCAATGATGCCAATTTCGAAGGTATGCATTCCTGAAATAGAGCTTCAGGAATTACAGCTGAATCCAATAGAATATTAGGAAGAGAGATGTATGGTATAATAGCTTTGTAACGTATGAACCATTCCGTCAGGAGATGGGCTCGATATGCAACAACACATGGCAGTCGTGCAAGCTGCATCTCCATTGCAACTGTACCTGAAGTACATAGTGCTACACTGCTAGCCTGCATTATGCAGAAACGCAGTTCGAGTTATCAACTTCACCTTGAAACATGGCACAACAATTTAGATATTcgacaacaacatactcagtgtaatcccacaagtgagtcTGAGGAGCGTAGGATGTATACTggccttacccctacctttgcaTGGTAGGGAAGTTATTTCTGATAGACCCTCAACTCAAAAGAGAAGTTATAGAAGTACAGATGTCAATGGCAGAAagtgaacaataataatatggaCTCCACAACCTATACCCACAGTTAAAGTATTTAACCTATGTAACTTTTTAACATCATTTTTATTCATACAGATGAACTACTCCCCCCGCTTCAAATTATGTGACATACTTTGACTCAGCACGGAGTTCAGGAAGAACTATATTTAGGAAAAGTCTTGTTGGTTAAACAAAGATTATCTAAAACCGATCTTGGTGTAACTACTGACTATTGAAACACCCTACACCAATTGAACATCCTACACCAGTTGAGAATCTAATCCACATTAGAACTCTTTCGATTACTAAAAGCAATGAAACAACTTGAAAAAGAAAGACAAGAATAAATTTTGTGATAGATTTTACCAATTGAAAAAGCTCGTAAGCCAAGCGTCAAGTCCTTTTCACTTACTCTTGTTCTGGATTTTTAATAAGCTTCAATCTGCCAAAAGCTTGATATGCTACCTATCATCAAGGACAAAACTAGAACAAGACATCAAGGTTTCCAGTTGGCCAACCTTTAGTAGCAAAGACTAGGTTATCATCCTTAGCTATTAGATCCTCCCATCCAGACCCATCAATGTGGGCCAAGTGGCTGGCTCTTCCCAACTCACAGTGACTATCATCCTCTCAGCATTGTGAGGAACAACTCAATGCAAAGAAGAATGAAAAGATGCTAGCACTCCGTTGCAAGGCATAAATAATTGAGGTTTGTGCCTTATGAAGGCCACCAAGAGACTTGCCCCATTTCCAATTACACCATATTTCAAATTGGGTCACTTTGGTCACAGTATGTCTCAAAATAATTGAGCTATTCTAGAATAGTGAACATTCAAACTATTTGCTGAGCCCCAAAATCCCAAAGCCAGAACAGAAGGCATAACTTTAGTTCTAGCTACTTAACTATAAACTGTATAGGTACAAGCTCAAGTGCTTACACTAAATGAATCATATTTCATCTGGTGTGATCCTCCAGAAACCAATACAACAGATGATGGCCACTTACGAACAGCTTTACTGATGTAGTCTTCCACATGTTGATTAGGTGCCAAATGAACTGCTGCTACCAAGTTCGGAAAAGAAACATTTAATTGCTCCAAAGTTTTTGAGAATATGGGGAACATTCGAGTAACCTCCTGTAATCTACTTCCAGGAAGCAAGGAAATAACTGGGGATCCTTCAAATTAAACAAGAAAGCATAATTAGAAAGCTGACGAATATAATCAAAACTGAGGGATTAGCACACAACCAACCAATGAAAAGGAAATCAATATCCATTTTTTTTAGGTAAGACACTGGAAGGAGACAGATTTTAACAAATGAGGAGTGAACATGGGGAGCAAGATCTTGCATTGCTGGATAAATGACAAATTACAGCAAAAGCATAGAAATATATATTGTTCAAAAAAATCGAAAGCTTTTCACACATTAAACACCTTTGTACGTTCATCACGAAAATAAAAATGGGTAATAATAtgcagaaatatagtctatcaAGTTACAGCAGAAGCTTTCTACAAACAGTATCTTACAAGTTAACATACCCGATGATATTCCATAATCAGTTAGAAACGCTTTAGCATTTCCTTCAATTCTGTACCTTCTTTCAGTGGCATCCTTCCCCTAAAATTCAATATAAAACTacattaatattaaattatccTTCCGTCATAAACTACATTAGATTATAATTCACTGTTGCGTGGTGGAATAAATTTGTTCCCTTGttcatttttctcattcatTTCTCATTTCTTTGCTCCCCTGATGTGATTCATCAGGATTTATACAGAATTAATAAGTAAAATGCAATTTCAAAAGTTAAAAAACCATACTCTGACCTGAAGACATTATGATGGAACCACTCCATCAGAACAGGAAAATCATACAAAATAGTTAGTGGATTGTTTCTTGATAGGAAAATCTCTATCATACCAGTGAAATCCTACATGAATTCTCAGTAATTTTTTCCTTGAAAAGAAAGAATATCTGCATGCTCAAAAGCTAAAAACCCAGACTATAGTACTAGAACTTAGAACGCATAATTTGAGTGGTGAAGGATACACTACCACGTCATTAGTCGTTATTACTTCATGTCATGTACCACACGTTGAATACAACACATATCAAAATACTGATTTACCTGGAATTCCGGAATATCTTCAAGGGTGGGATGACCAACAAAGGTTGCTGCTAGGCCATTTGATCTACAGACTTCTACCTCAAATGGAAGAATGCATAATACATGATCCACAAACTGAAGAAGTCCTTTAAGTCTTGCTTCACCGCCTTTCCAGGCCCAAAATGATGGTGATACATAATGGAAGTGCAGCGGATTAATCATCCCCTGTTGAACACAAGTAGCTGCAAAATGTATTTCCTGTATTCCTACTACCTTATTTTTCCCAGTGCAAAGGTAAACTTGAAAATCTCTTTCGAACTCACAAAAGCTACAGAGCGTTACCCCTCAAATGCTTTAGGAAACGGAAGGAGAATCCTTTAGCGTCTACAGTGAGTACGACATGAGGCTTAAAAGAAAGAGCAGCTTCTATAGTTTGTTTGAGCCTAACCTGCCATTTTAAAATCCAAATAAGGTCCAAATTTCATGGAGCTATCAAACCGTTCAGACAGCATGaatcttttcattttcttttaagtATCACTTCAATTAAATGACTTGAAAAAGCTATTAAATTGATTTTCTTTAAGCAGATATTCATAAGTATTCATACCCTAAACTGATTAAGATACGGCAGCAGCTCCCAAATGCCCATTACTGCAATATCCTCCATTGGGAACAGAGAATTCAACCCTTGCATAGACATCATCTTCCTAATAGTATATACACAGAAAGAATAATGATAGTAATTAAGAAGTTG
Protein-coding sequences here:
- the LOC129892281 gene encoding probable lipid-A-disaccharide synthase, mitochondrial — encoded protein: MIFRRIWNVNTEINMKLMRQMRRAFSVSSQSALDFASKDGELRVFIVAGEVSGDTIGSRVMNSLIKLSPLPVHFSGVGGKMMSMQGLNSLFPMEDIAVMGIWELLPYLNQFRVRLKQTIEAALSFKPHVVLTVDAKGFSFRFLKHLRATCVQQGMINPLHFHYVSPSFWAWKGGEARLKGLLQFVDHVLCILPFEVEVCRSNGLAATFVGHPTLEDIPEFQGKDATERRYRIEGNAKAFLTDYGISSGSPVISLLPGSRLQEVTRMFPIFSKTLEQLNVSFPNLVAAVHLAPNQHVEDYISKAVRKWPSSVVLVSGGSHQMKYDSFSASSVALCTSGTVAMEMQLARLPCVVAYRAHLLTEWFIRYKAIIPYISLPNILLDSAVIPEALFQECIPSKLASLLKDLILDENLREKQIIAAEKVIKLLRPQEISFGCSTQVEMSVPLSDCRPSMVAAYAILYYQRKLE